CGTGTTGCCCGTTATGACCGGGCTATGCGTTGATCATAGCAAAGCCGTCTGCTAAAGACCCATGATCCTGCCGCGGTTGCCGCTAGCGACGCTACAATTGGAGGCTTTCAAGCATCGCTCTGGTTATCCAATGAAGAAAAACATTCTCTACGCCCAGTCCGGCGGCGTGACTGCTGTCATCAATGCTTCGGCCTGCGGGGTCGTTGAAACCGCGCGGCGCTGGCCTGATGTGTTCGGCGGCGTGTTTGCGGCCCGCGACGGGATCGCCGGCGTGCTCGACGAGGCTTTGTATGACCTGGCCGGCGAGACCGCGCAGGCCATTGCCGGTCTGCGCCACCGGCCGGGCGGAGCGTTCGGCTCCTGCCGCCTCGACCTCGATCCATACGCGACGCATCGGCACGAATACGAGCGCGTACTGGAGGTGTTCGCCGCGCACGACATTGGTCACTTTCTCTACAACGGCGGCGGCGGATCGATGCTGACCGCAACCCGGTTGGCGCAGGCAGCGGCTGACATGGGCTATCCGCTCGACGTCATCGGCATTCCGAAGACGATCGACAACGATCTCTACGACACCGACACGAGCCCTGGGTTTGGCTCGGCGGCCAAGTACGTGGCGGTGTCCACGCGCGAGGCGGCCTGCGATGTGGCCTCGATGCAGGCCACATCGACCAAGGTGTTCATTCTTGAAGTGATGGGGCGCAATGCTGGCTGGCTCGCGGCGGCCGGCGGCCTTGCCGAGCGTGATGCCGGCGAGTTGCCGCTGGTGTTGTTGTTTGCCGAGCGCGCTTTCGATGCCGAGCGTTTCGCCGCGGCGGTGCGCGAACGGGTCGAGCATGCAGGCTATTGTGTGGTGGTGGCCAGCGAAGGCATGCGCGATGGGCAGGGCGAGTATC
This genomic stretch from Acidihalobacter ferrooxydans harbors:
- a CDS encoding 6-phosphofructokinase — protein: MKKNILYAQSGGVTAVINASACGVVETARRWPDVFGGVFAARDGIAGVLDEALYDLAGETAQAIAGLRHRPGGAFGSCRLDLDPYATHRHEYERVLEVFAAHDIGHFLYNGGGGSMLTATRLAQAAADMGYPLDVIGIPKTIDNDLYDTDTSPGFGSAAKYVAVSTREAACDVASMQATSTKVFILEVMGRNAGWLAAAGGLAERDAGELPLVLLFAERAFDAERFAAAVRERVEHAGYCVVVASEGMRDGQGEYLSVRQKSTVRGWTRLGGVAAQLAELVRMRLGYRTHWAVSDYLQRAARHIASQTDVEQAYAVGRAAVELARQGRSGVMVTLRRLTDEPYGWETGATDLQAIADRERGVPDEFISADGFGITPLARRYLRPLITGEAYPPFRDGVPEYPALRHTLRARRLPQYTPRSGDYYGTVA